The Streptomyces sp. NBC_01463 DNA window GACGGCTCACCGCCGCCTTCCTCGCAGCCGGGCTGTCCGGTCCCCTACTGGGACTGTCCGCCCTGCCCGCCCAGGCGGCTCCTGTGCCGCGCCCACTGGGCGCGGCCGTACCCGATGTGCCGAAGCAGGCCCTCAAGTCCGTTCGGGACAAGCTCGGTTCGCACGACCGAACCCTGCTCCAGAAGGCCGAGAGCAGGAAGGCCGCCACGGTCACCCTGCTGCTGGCGACCGATCGCGGTGACACGGCCGGCGTGCGCCGTCGCGTCACCCAGCTCGGCGGCACCGTCGGCGAGGTCACCGACAAGCTCGGGTACGTGCGCGCCACCGTGCCCACCGGCAAGGTCTCCGAGCTGGCCGCGCTGTCCTCGGTCCGCGCCGTCGACCTGAACGAGACGTTCAAGATCCCCGATCCGTCGCCGGTCACCGGTGAGGACCGGAAGCGGGACCACTCGTCCGGCACGGAGAGCGGCAGCACTCCCGCCGCACCCGGCAAGGGGACCCCCTCCGACAATCCGTATCTGCCCACCGGCGAGACGGGCGCCACGGACTTCACGTCCGCCCACCGCGACTGGGACGGGCGCGGCGTGACCATCGGCATCCTGGACACCGGCGTGGACGCCGCGCATCCGGCGCTGCGGAAGACCACGACCGGCGAGCCGAAGATCAAGAACTGGGTCACGGCGACCGATCCGCTCACCGACGGCGACCCGACGTGGCTCCAGATGAGCCGCACGGTCACCGCCACCGGCGGCACGTTCCGTTTCAGCGGCGTGGATTACAAGGCGCCGGACGGCACGTACGAGTTCCAGACCTTCGCCGAGAGCACGACGTACGGCGGCGAGCTGGGCGGCGACGTGAACCGCGACGGCGACTACAAGGACACCTTCGCCGTCCTCTACCGGCCCGCCGACCACCGCGTGTGGGTCGACGCGGATATCGACCACACCTTCGGTGACGGCGATGTCGTCGAACCGTACGCGAAGAGCGGGAAGTTCGCCTCGTTCGGCACGGACGACCCGAGTACCCCCGTCACCGAGTCGATGCCGTTCACCGTCGAGTACCGCGACGACGTGGACCTGTCGCCGCTGGGCGGCACCAACGCCGGCAAGACCGCCGACTACGTGAACATCGGCATCGTCTCGGGCGCGCACGCCACACACGTCGCCGGGATCAGCGCGGGCAACAGCCTGTTCGGCGGGAAGATGAACGGCGCCGCGCCCGGTGCGAAGATCGTCTCCGAGCGGGTGTGCCTGTTCGCTTCCGGCTGCACGTCGTACGCGCTCGCCGAGGGCATGATCGACGCGGTCGTGAACCAGCACGTCGACGTCGTCAACCTGTCGATCGGCGGACTGCCCGCCCTCAACGACGGCGACAACGTGCGGGCCGTGCTCTACAACCGGCTCATCGACGACTACGGCGTCCAGATCGTGTCGTCGGCCGGCAACGACGGGCCCGGCATGAACACCGTCGCCGACCCCGCCGTCTCCGACAAGGTGCTCGCGGTCGGCGCGTCCGTCAGCAAGGAGACCTGGTGGGCCGATTACGGCTCCCGGGTGCGCGCCTCCCAGTCCCTGTTCCCGTTCTCCGCACGAGGGCCGCGCGAGGACGGCGGCATGAAGCCGGAGATCGTCGCCCCGGGCGCCGCCGTGTCGTCCATACCCACCTGGATGCCCGGCGAGAGCGTGCCCGACGCCGGCTATGAACTGCCCGCCGGATACGGCATGTTCAACGGCACGTCGATGGCGTCCCCGCAGGTCGCGGGCGATGTCGCGCTGCTCCTGTCGGCTGCGCGGCGCTCCGGTACGAAGGTGACGCCGACCGCGCTGCGCTCCGCACTGACGAGCTCGGCGACCTTCCTCGCCGACCAGCCCGCATACGCGCAGGGCGCGGGACTCATCAACGTCCCGAAGGCGTGGAAGCTGCTCGCCAAGGGCGCCGAGCCGACGTCGTACACCGTCGACGCCCCCGTGTGCGGGGCGCTCGCCGGAATGCTCGCCACCCCGAAGTCCGGCACCGGCGTGTACAACCGGTGCTCCCCCGGAGACGGCGGCCAGACCACCGGCCGCACCAAGGAGTACGACGTCCGGCTGACCCGCACCGGGTCCGGCAGCGGTGTCGCACTGCTGTCGTGGCTGGGCAATGACGGGACGTTCAGCGCCCCGCCCGTCGTGCTGCTCGGCAAGGGCAGGGCGACCACCGTCACCGTCCGCGCGCGGACCGGCTCCACCGGTGCGCACTCGGCGCTGCTGCGCGTCGACGACCCGGCGACCCCCGGTGTCGACAAGCTCGTCCCGGTCACCGTCGTGGCCGCCGCCGACCCGGCGAAGTCCTCGTACACGATCAGCGCCAAGGGTTCGGTGGACCGCAACCAGACGCGTTCGGTGTTCGTGTCCGTGGCCGAGGGCGCCTCGGCGCTGAAGGTGGACCTGAGCGGGATCGCGGGCGACAGCCAGACCCGGTTCCTCGCCATCGACCCGCAGGGCATGCCCGTGGACGCCACCGCGGTCAGCCTCTGCTACACGCACTTCTCGGACGCCGGGACCTGCGACCCTGCCTCGCGCACCTACGAGCAGCCGATGCCCGGCATCTGGGAGTTCGAGGTGGAGGCGCGGCGCACGTCGCCCGTCATGGAGAACCCGTACCGGCTGAGCGCGGCCGTTCAGGGTGCCGCGTTCGACCCGGCGTCGTCCGTCGTCGCCGAGGCCGCCCTGCACGCCCCCACCGAGCAGGCCTTCACCGCCGTCAACCGGTTCGCGCCGGTGACCGCGCACGCGACCGGCGGCACGCTCGGCGCCCTGTCGCAGGCCCGGCCCACCGTCGCCTCCCAGGCGATGACCGGCAAGCAGATCACGGTGCCGCGCGACGCGACCCGCCTGGAGGTCGTGCTCGGCAACGCCTCCGACGAGGACGCCGACCTCGACCTGTACCTGATCGCCCAGTCCGGGGCCCTGGTCGCCTCGTCCACCCATGGCGGCTCGCGTGAGTCGCTGACCATAGAGAACCCGAAGCCCGGCTTCTACTTCCTGTACATCGCGGGCACCGACGTGCCCTCCGGTTCCACCGCGTTCGACATCCAGGACACGATGTTCTCGAAGTCGCTGGGCGCGGTGACGGTGGACGACGAGAAGCCGGTGAAGCTGGCCACCGGGCAGTCCATGAAGATCGCCGGGCGCCTCGTCGCGGAAGCCGTGCCGCCGGCCGGCCG harbors:
- a CDS encoding S8 family serine peptidase encodes the protein MSRRPTPARRRLTAAFLAAGLSGPLLGLSALPAQAAPVPRPLGAAVPDVPKQALKSVRDKLGSHDRTLLQKAESRKAATVTLLLATDRGDTAGVRRRVTQLGGTVGEVTDKLGYVRATVPTGKVSELAALSSVRAVDLNETFKIPDPSPVTGEDRKRDHSSGTESGSTPAAPGKGTPSDNPYLPTGETGATDFTSAHRDWDGRGVTIGILDTGVDAAHPALRKTTTGEPKIKNWVTATDPLTDGDPTWLQMSRTVTATGGTFRFSGVDYKAPDGTYEFQTFAESTTYGGELGGDVNRDGDYKDTFAVLYRPADHRVWVDADIDHTFGDGDVVEPYAKSGKFASFGTDDPSTPVTESMPFTVEYRDDVDLSPLGGTNAGKTADYVNIGIVSGAHATHVAGISAGNSLFGGKMNGAAPGAKIVSERVCLFASGCTSYALAEGMIDAVVNQHVDVVNLSIGGLPALNDGDNVRAVLYNRLIDDYGVQIVSSAGNDGPGMNTVADPAVSDKVLAVGASVSKETWWADYGSRVRASQSLFPFSARGPREDGGMKPEIVAPGAAVSSIPTWMPGESVPDAGYELPAGYGMFNGTSMASPQVAGDVALLLSAARRSGTKVTPTALRSALTSSATFLADQPAYAQGAGLINVPKAWKLLAKGAEPTSYTVDAPVCGALAGMLATPKSGTGVYNRCSPGDGGQTTGRTKEYDVRLTRTGSGSGVALLSWLGNDGTFSAPPVVLLGKGRATTVTVRARTGSTGAHSALLRVDDPATPGVDKLVPVTVVAAADPAKSSYTISAKGSVDRNQTRSVFVSVAEGASALKVDLSGIAGDSQTRFLAIDPQGMPVDATAVSLCYTHFSDAGTCDPASRTYEQPMPGIWEFEVEARRTSPVMENPYRLSAAVQGAAFDPASSVVAEAALHAPTEQAFTAVNRFAPVTAHATGGTLGALSQARPTVASQAMTGKQITVPRDATRLEVVLGNASDEDADLDLYLIAQSGALVASSTHGGSRESLTIENPKPGFYFLYIAGTDVPSGSTAFDIQDTMFSKSLGAVTVDDEKPVKLATGQSMKIAGRLVAEAVPPAGRRLVGRFSMANDAGTPLGSADVLLGNVTVPSLDVTGSFGPASGFGFNDQGQVAGSAQVSSVTRPVRWDAEHGVTLLDNTGVRNGSALGLSQSGAYTTGQVTLTGGGTRGAVWDADGKLTTLPLPDWEAYSFDRGFAVDNAGNVVGNATGYIDNPATSGKLQVNDPFIWSAKDGFRKLSHLTDQRTLTEPLALNESGVIVGHSYKAGVRHAVKWNMDGSVTDLGTLPGMADSTARGVNASGVIVGKSGDDAFVLKPGGTMTRLPDLGFDAQALAVNDAGWIVGTAESEPDIETAVLWDPQGRMYDIGSMVDRKHWVPLEGLGINNRGEVAFYATDVTAQGSTKIVIAKLPS